From Pseudobdellovibrio exovorus JSS, a single genomic window includes:
- a CDS encoding SAM-dependent methyltransferase codes for MSGHTIVFKNNKYFIVAPLDKKPIWAQELLSDCQCIEFSNKAHAVKVLKSFDTLGVYFPTDANTKLADSIRKDLRELSLKRIEFKVPSPFNFKYFAWGLLDSSHLIVCQSPSSQFPLGWHEFKEDKAIPPNRAYLKLWEVLSLGYIHLDKSDIAIDLGSSPGGWSWVLSQFVSKVYSVDKAPLSEKIQQQKNILYTSGDAFQIKPTDFADCSWLFSDIICTPERLLGLVHNWIDNSNVQNFVCTIKFKGDCNFDILKEFLQIQDSRIIHLYQNKNEVTWIRQGNKK; via the coding sequence TTGTCTGGTCATACGATTGTATTTAAAAATAATAAGTACTTTATCGTTGCGCCCTTAGATAAAAAACCAATATGGGCACAAGAGCTGTTAAGCGACTGTCAGTGTATTGAGTTTTCTAATAAAGCCCATGCTGTTAAAGTTTTAAAATCTTTCGACACTCTAGGGGTTTATTTTCCTACCGATGCCAATACTAAGTTGGCCGATAGTATACGTAAAGATCTGCGTGAACTGAGCCTCAAACGTATTGAATTCAAAGTCCCATCGCCATTTAATTTTAAGTATTTTGCATGGGGACTATTAGATAGCTCCCATTTGATTGTATGCCAGTCCCCTTCATCACAATTTCCACTGGGGTGGCACGAGTTCAAAGAAGATAAGGCCATCCCACCGAATCGAGCCTACCTGAAGCTCTGGGAAGTCTTGTCTTTAGGATACATCCATTTAGACAAATCGGATATCGCAATTGATTTGGGTTCAAGCCCCGGCGGCTGGTCGTGGGTTCTAAGCCAATTTGTTTCTAAAGTGTACTCGGTGGACAAAGCACCGCTGTCTGAGAAAATACAGCAACAAAAAAATATCCTCTATACCTCTGGGGATGCCTTCCAAATAAAGCCTACTGATTTTGCTGATTGCAGTTGGCTATTTTCAGATATTATCTGCACGCCAGAAAGACTTCTGGGTCTTGTTCACAATTGGATAGACAACTCGAATGTACAAAACTTTGTCTGCACGATTAAATTTAAGGGTGATTGTAACTTTGATATCTTAAAAGAATTTCTACAGATTCAGGACTCAAGAATAATCCATTTGTATCAGAATAAAAATGAAGTAACATGGATTAGACAAGGTAATAAAAAATGA